The proteins below are encoded in one region of Streptomyces cyanogenus:
- a CDS encoding PP2C family protein-serine/threonine phosphatase — protein MSSSPGTSARPPDAGHTVGATWTEAPCPVLIVDRHGGLVDVNGAARTLLPGAASGDWLHEHVPSWLCDAHQRISDGLRGARAEPLSGPIRERHFEAHPTAAGDGDVVWWLLDDTDRRLAEAALTDAQTRTEILSQVSSRLLSTLNVPRCMEVTASMAAEHIADAAVLVAPPKGRRHPLTYAVRGGPVTQVTRLVDVSGVPGLTEALQGFPPVPARWINPADIPDWVAPDGFAGPVGSVIVAPLPGHGVPAGALILVRSSTEQSFTEGEEVFARLFAARAGAALSAARLYGEQATVTATLMRELLPPPLSSVHGVEYAGGYRAAKDHERVGGDFYDVHPGSDPSQDTLVVLGDVAGKGLDAAVLTGKIRNTLHALLPLTDDHQRVLDLLNGALLTSRHARFATLVLASVRRRGSRAQLRLTSAGHLPPLIVRADGTVEEVPAHGTLVGALPAVTAHTVRMVLAPGDTCLLYTDGITEARGGPLGDEFFGEHRLRRALAECAGLPAEAVVERVQMLAAEWLGGGRHDDMAAVAISVPRTGPLTVLHGRAGAKNRRRT, from the coding sequence GTGTCTTCTTCCCCCGGTACCTCCGCCCGTCCGCCCGATGCCGGCCACACGGTCGGCGCGACGTGGACTGAGGCCCCCTGTCCCGTTCTCATCGTCGACCGCCACGGCGGTCTGGTCGACGTCAACGGGGCCGCCCGGACACTCCTCCCCGGTGCCGCCAGCGGCGACTGGCTGCACGAGCACGTCCCCTCCTGGCTCTGCGACGCTCACCAGCGCATCAGCGACGGGCTGCGCGGCGCGCGCGCCGAGCCGCTGAGCGGACCCATCAGGGAACGCCACTTCGAGGCGCACCCCACGGCGGCCGGCGACGGCGACGTGGTGTGGTGGCTGCTCGACGACACCGACCGCCGCCTGGCCGAGGCCGCGCTGACCGACGCGCAGACGCGCACCGAGATCCTCTCGCAGGTCTCCAGCAGGCTGCTGTCCACCCTGAACGTGCCGCGCTGCATGGAGGTGACCGCCTCCATGGCCGCGGAGCACATCGCCGACGCCGCGGTCCTCGTCGCCCCGCCGAAGGGGCGGCGCCACCCCCTGACCTACGCGGTCAGGGGCGGGCCCGTCACCCAGGTCACACGGCTGGTCGACGTCTCCGGCGTACCGGGCCTGACCGAGGCCCTGCAGGGCTTCCCGCCGGTACCGGCCCGGTGGATAAACCCCGCCGACATCCCCGACTGGGTCGCCCCGGACGGCTTCGCCGGCCCGGTCGGCTCCGTGATCGTCGCTCCGCTCCCCGGTCACGGCGTACCCGCCGGCGCCCTGATCCTCGTGCGCTCCAGCACGGAGCAGTCCTTCACCGAAGGCGAGGAGGTCTTCGCCCGGCTCTTCGCCGCCCGCGCCGGCGCCGCCCTCTCCGCCGCCCGCCTCTACGGCGAACAGGCCACCGTCACCGCCACGCTGATGCGCGAGTTGCTGCCTCCGCCGCTGAGCAGCGTGCACGGGGTGGAGTACGCCGGCGGCTACCGCGCGGCCAAGGACCACGAGCGGGTCGGCGGGGACTTCTACGACGTCCACCCCGGCTCCGACCCCTCCCAGGACACCCTCGTCGTCCTCGGCGACGTCGCGGGCAAGGGCCTGGACGCGGCCGTGCTCACCGGCAAGATCCGCAACACGCTGCACGCGCTGCTGCCGTTGACCGACGACCACCAGCGGGTGCTCGACCTGCTCAACGGCGCGCTTCTCACCTCCCGGCACGCCCGCTTCGCCACGCTGGTCCTCGCCTCCGTCCGCCGTCGCGGCAGCCGGGCCCAGCTCCGGCTGACCAGCGCCGGCCACCTGCCGCCGCTGATCGTCCGCGCCGACGGCACGGTGGAGGAGGTACCCGCCCACGGAACCCTGGTCGGTGCGCTGCCCGCCGTCACGGCGCACACGGTCCGGATGGTGCTGGCGCCCGGAGACACCTGCCTGCTCTACACCGACGGCATCACCGAGGCGCGCGGCGGCCCGCTCGGCGACGAGTTCTTCGGCGAGCACCGCCTGCGCCGGGCCCTGGCGGAATGCGCGGGCCTCCCGGCGGAAGCGGTCGTGGAACGGGTGCAGATGCTCGCCGCCGAGTGGCTGGGCGGGGGCCGCCACGACGACATGGCCGCCGTCGCCATCAGCGTCCCCCGAACCGGCCCGCTGACCGTGCTGCACGGACGGGCGGGCGCCAAGAACAGGAGGAGAACGTGA
- a CDS encoding cobalamin B12-binding domain-containing protein — translation MRHPTGAADLPDRLWQAVADGDEYTAVDILHKAAADGVDEETLLLEVIAPVQEKAGAEWAAGRITVAQEHAATAISERVVATLAHRRAGPGRHAPDRGRVTVGCVDGEWHAFPARLVAEVLRLRGWRVDYLGARIPTPHLVAHLHGTDPDAVLLSASVPTRLPTAHVAVTACQAVGVPVLAGGRAFGADGRHARLLGADGWAADARGAAAVLETGLARPGPAAIRQVADDLPHLADQEYTMVVQSRPLLVKQTLADLETRFPAMRGYDDAQREHTAQDLAHIVDFLATALYVDDPGIFTAFLTWTAEILEARHVPARSVATGLDLLAGQLREFPRTLGLLHAGSAVVAARPTRPVPGPHPKA, via the coding sequence GTGAGGCACCCCACCGGGGCGGCCGATCTGCCGGACCGGCTGTGGCAGGCAGTGGCCGACGGCGACGAGTACACGGCCGTCGACATCCTGCACAAGGCAGCGGCCGACGGTGTGGACGAGGAGACGCTGCTCCTGGAGGTGATCGCGCCCGTTCAGGAGAAGGCCGGGGCCGAATGGGCCGCCGGCCGCATCACCGTGGCACAGGAACACGCCGCGACCGCCATCAGCGAGCGGGTCGTCGCCACCCTCGCCCACCGCCGCGCGGGACCCGGACGCCACGCCCCCGACCGTGGCCGGGTGACGGTCGGCTGCGTCGACGGCGAATGGCACGCCTTCCCCGCCCGGCTCGTCGCCGAGGTGCTCCGGCTGCGCGGCTGGCGGGTCGACTACCTCGGCGCCCGGATCCCCACCCCGCATCTGGTGGCCCACCTGCACGGGACCGACCCCGACGCCGTCCTGCTGTCCGCCTCGGTCCCCACCCGCCTGCCGACGGCCCACGTCGCCGTCACCGCCTGCCAGGCCGTCGGCGTACCCGTCCTGGCGGGCGGCCGGGCCTTCGGCGCGGACGGCCGCCACGCCCGCCTCCTCGGGGCCGACGGGTGGGCGGCCGACGCCCGCGGCGCGGCCGCCGTGCTGGAGACGGGTCTCGCCCGGCCCGGCCCGGCGGCGATCCGGCAGGTGGCGGACGACCTGCCGCACCTGGCCGACCAGGAGTACACGATGGTGGTCCAGTCCCGGCCCCTCCTCGTCAAACAGACTCTGGCCGACCTCGAAACCCGCTTCCCGGCCATGCGCGGCTACGACGACGCCCAGCGCGAGCACACCGCGCAGGACCTCGCCCACATCGTCGACTTCCTGGCCACCGCCCTCTACGTCGACGACCCCGGGATCTTCACCGCGTTCCTGACCTGGACGGCCGAGATCCTCGAAGCCAGGCACGTGCCCGCCCGTTCCGTGGCGACCGGCCTGGACCTCCTGGCCGGGCAGCTCCGCGAGTTCCCCCGCACCCTCGGCCTCCTCCACGCAGGCAGTGCCGTCGTGGCCGCCCGCCCCACCCGTCCTGTCCCCGGCCCCCACCCCAAGGCATGA
- a CDS encoding STAS domain-containing protein, producing the protein MTNLHPTEFTVTVYRTAGTLTVRVAGELDYDTSDGLTDMVARHLTADQAEPSDVRLDFRDLTWIDSSGLTALLVVRRRTAAVGATLHLDHRPDVLERMLRLTNVLDHLTAPASGEGTTDRQEEDGITGTSVN; encoded by the coding sequence ATGACCAACCTGCACCCCACCGAATTCACCGTCACCGTCTACCGCACGGCCGGCACGCTCACCGTGCGGGTGGCCGGCGAACTCGACTACGACACGAGCGACGGCCTGACCGACATGGTCGCCCGGCACCTGACGGCCGACCAGGCCGAGCCGAGCGACGTACGCCTGGACTTCCGCGACCTGACCTGGATCGACTCCTCGGGCCTGACCGCCCTGCTGGTGGTCCGTCGCCGTACCGCCGCCGTCGGCGCCACACTGCACCTGGACCACCGGCCCGACGTCCTGGAGCGGATGCTGCGTCTGACGAACGTGCTGGACCACCTCACCGCCCCGGCGAGCGGCGAGGGCACGACGGACCGCCAGGAGGAGGACGGCATCACCGGGACGAGCGTCAACTGA
- a CDS encoding hydrophobic protein, with protein MVPLLLVLLLALILFGAGFALKVLWWVAVAVLVLWLLGFVMRSTTVGGGRSRWYRW; from the coding sequence ATGGTTCCCCTGCTTCTCGTCCTGCTTCTGGCACTGATCCTCTTCGGAGCCGGCTTCGCGCTCAAGGTCCTCTGGTGGGTCGCCGTGGCCGTGCTCGTGCTGTGGCTCCTCGGCTTCGTCATGCGCTCCACCACGGTCGGCGGTGGCCGCAGCCGGTGGTACAGATGGTGA
- a CDS encoding SDR family oxidoreductase yields MEDARLCLVTGAAGYIGGRLVPELLDAGYRVRCLVRTPRKLRDQPWAGRVEVVRGDVTDAGSVAAAMEGVDVAYYLVHALGTGRDFEQTDREAARVFGEQARGAGIGRLVYLGGLTPAGVPERELSPHLRSRAEVGRILLGSGVPTAVLRAAVIIGSGSASFEMLRYLTERLPVMVTPRWVRTRIQPVAVRDVLRVLVGCAGLPADVSRAFDIGGPEVLTYVEMMRRYAAVAGLPRRLIVPVPVLTPGLSSQWVGLVTPVPAALARPLTESLRHEVVCRERDIERYVPSPPGHPIGFDRAVALALERVRDAQVATRWSSASVPGAPSDPLPTDPDWAGGSLYTDVRERHAEAAPAALWDVVEGIGGENGWYSFPLAWAVRGRLDRLAGGVGLRRGRRDARRLRVGDSLDFWRVEEIERGRLLRLRAEMRLPGLAWLEMHVDADGAGGARYRQRAVFHPHGLLGQLYWWSVSPFHAVVFGGMARNIVRAAERVQQRGTAARPGDADRPGTASHERG; encoded by the coding sequence GTGGAGGACGCGAGGCTCTGTCTGGTGACCGGCGCCGCCGGCTACATCGGCGGGCGACTGGTGCCTGAGCTGCTGGACGCCGGGTACCGGGTGCGCTGCCTGGTGCGCACGCCCCGGAAGCTGCGCGACCAGCCGTGGGCCGGGCGGGTGGAGGTCGTGCGGGGCGACGTCACCGACGCCGGCTCGGTGGCGGCGGCGATGGAGGGTGTCGACGTCGCCTACTACCTGGTGCACGCGCTCGGCACCGGCCGCGACTTCGAGCAGACCGACCGGGAGGCGGCCCGTGTGTTCGGCGAGCAGGCCCGCGGGGCCGGCATCGGACGCCTGGTCTACCTGGGCGGGCTGACCCCGGCCGGCGTGCCCGAACGGGAGCTGTCCCCGCACCTGCGCTCCCGCGCCGAGGTGGGGCGCATCCTCCTCGGCTCCGGCGTGCCGACGGCCGTGCTGCGGGCCGCCGTCATCATCGGCTCCGGGTCCGCGAGCTTCGAGATGCTGCGCTACCTCACCGAACGGCTGCCGGTGATGGTCACCCCGCGCTGGGTGCGCACCCGCATCCAGCCGGTCGCCGTACGGGACGTGCTGCGCGTTCTGGTCGGCTGCGCCGGGCTGCCCGCCGACGTCAGCCGGGCGTTCGACATCGGCGGCCCCGAGGTGCTGACGTACGTGGAGATGATGCGGCGGTACGCCGCCGTCGCCGGGCTGCCCCGGCGCCTCATCGTCCCCGTGCCCGTGCTCACCCCCGGCCTGTCCAGTCAGTGGGTCGGCCTCGTGACCCCCGTACCGGCCGCCCTCGCCCGCCCGCTCACGGAGTCGCTGCGGCACGAAGTGGTGTGCCGGGAGCGGGACATCGAGCGCTATGTACCCAGCCCGCCCGGCCACCCGATCGGTTTCGACCGCGCCGTCGCCCTCGCGCTGGAGCGCGTGCGCGACGCGCAGGTCGCCACCCGCTGGTCCTCCGCCTCCGTACCGGGAGCGCCCAGCGACCCGCTGCCCACCGACCCGGACTGGGCGGGCGGCAGCCTCTACACCGACGTACGCGAACGCCACGCCGAGGCGGCTCCGGCCGCGCTCTGGGACGTCGTCGAGGGCATCGGGGGCGAGAACGGCTGGTACTCGTTCCCGCTGGCCTGGGCGGTGCGCGGCCGGCTCGACCGCCTCGCCGGCGGAGTGGGCCTGCGCCGGGGACGCCGGGACGCCCGCCGGCTGCGGGTGGGCGACTCGCTGGACTTCTGGCGGGTGGAGGAGATCGAGCGCGGGCGGCTGCTGCGGCTGCGCGCCGAGATGCGGCTGCCCGGCCTGGCCTGGCTGGAGATGCACGTCGACGCGGACGGGGCCGGCGGCGCCCGCTACCGGCAGCGGGCCGTGTTCCACCCGCACGGGCTGCTCGGCCAGCTGTACTGGTGGAGCGTGTCGCCCTTCCACGCGGTCGTCTTCGGCGGCATGGCCCGCAACATCGTCCGTGCCGCCGAACGCGTGCAGCAGCGCGGCACCGCCGCCCGGCCGGGCGACGCGGACCGACCCGGCACCGCGTCCCACGAGAGAGGCTGA
- a CDS encoding cryptochrome/photolyase family protein has product MRVSVVLFTSDLRVHDHPPLRAALAAADAVVPLFVRDRAVAAAGFATPNRSAFLADCLTDLDAALRERGGRLVVRSGDLVEEVCRAAREADADEVHLAAAHSRFATRREERLRRALESDGRRLSVHDAVTVAVPPGEVTPASSDHFAVFTPYLRRWTQVPLRAALDAPRRVPVPDHVRGEPLPARGSVPGVSPALAPGGESEGRRRMTAYWRTGLDAYDDTRDDLAADATSKLSAHLHFGTLSAVELVHRARRHGGPGAEALVRQLVWRDFHRQVLAARPDAAHTDYRTRHDRWRTESTARDDIEAWQEGRTGYPVIDAAMRQLRHEGWMHNRARLLTASFLTKTLYVDWRIGAAHFLYWLVDGDVANNQLNWQWVAGTGTDTRPNRVLNPVTQAKKYDPGGAYVRRWVPELRGVECPAVHEPWKLPGPDRAALDYPDPVVGLAEGLERFRRARARPQ; this is encoded by the coding sequence ATGCGTGTCTCGGTCGTCCTGTTCACCTCCGACCTCCGTGTGCACGACCACCCGCCGCTGCGCGCGGCCCTGGCGGCCGCCGACGCGGTCGTGCCGCTCTTCGTGCGGGACCGCGCCGTGGCCGCGGCCGGGTTCGCCACCCCCAACCGCAGCGCGTTCCTCGCCGACTGCCTCACCGACCTCGACGCCGCGCTGCGCGAGCGCGGCGGGCGGCTCGTGGTGCGCTCCGGCGACCTGGTGGAGGAGGTGTGCCGCGCGGCGCGCGAGGCGGACGCCGACGAGGTGCACCTGGCGGCGGCGCACAGCCGCTTCGCCACGCGGCGCGAGGAGCGGCTGCGGCGGGCGCTGGAGTCCGACGGGCGCCGCCTGTCCGTGCACGACGCGGTCACCGTGGCCGTACCGCCCGGCGAGGTGACCCCCGCCTCGTCCGACCACTTCGCCGTCTTCACGCCGTACCTCCGGCGCTGGACGCAGGTCCCGCTGCGCGCGGCCCTCGACGCCCCGCGCCGCGTCCCCGTCCCCGACCACGTCCGGGGCGAGCCGCTGCCCGCCCGTGGTTCCGTCCCCGGCGTCTCGCCCGCCCTGGCGCCCGGCGGGGAGAGCGAGGGCCGCAGGCGGATGACCGCCTACTGGCGCACCGGACTCGACGCCTACGACGACACCCGCGACGACCTGGCCGCCGACGCCACCTCGAAGCTCTCCGCGCACCTGCACTTCGGCACCCTGTCCGCGGTGGAACTCGTCCACCGGGCCCGCCGCCACGGCGGTCCCGGCGCCGAGGCGCTGGTCCGGCAGCTCGTCTGGCGCGACTTCCACCGCCAGGTCCTGGCCGCCCGCCCCGACGCTGCGCACACCGACTACCGCACCCGGCACGACCGCTGGCGCACCGAGAGCACCGCGCGGGACGACATCGAGGCGTGGCAGGAGGGCCGCACCGGCTATCCGGTGATCGACGCGGCGATGCGGCAGCTGCGCCACGAGGGCTGGATGCACAACCGGGCCCGGCTGCTGACCGCGAGCTTCCTGACCAAGACGCTCTACGTCGACTGGCGGATCGGCGCCGCGCACTTCCTGTACTGGCTGGTCGACGGGGACGTGGCCAACAACCAGCTGAACTGGCAGTGGGTGGCCGGCACCGGCACCGACACCCGCCCCAACCGGGTCCTCAACCCGGTCACGCAGGCGAAGAAGTACGACCCCGGTGGCGCCTACGTGCGTCGCTGGGTGCCCGAACTGCGGGGCGTGGAGTGCCCCGCGGTCCACGAGCCCTGGAAGCTGCCCGGCCCCGACCGGGCCGCGCTGGACTACCCCGACCCGGTGGTGGGGCTGGCCGAGGGCCTGGAGCGCTTCCGCCGGGCCCGCGCCCGTCCGCAGTGA
- a CDS encoding NAD(P)/FAD-dependent oxidoreductase, producing the protein MTRRAGRPLPRPGRDRLARLLPAPPGALRADPASAPRAAVVGGGIAGLSAATALAERGVRVTLYEREETLGGRLAGRPTRLADGSTVTMSRGFHAFFRQYYNLRALLRRTDPALSRLTGLPDYPLRHADGARDGFRHVPRTPPLGALGFVALSPSFRVRDLARINVRAALGLLDVRVPEVYDRLDATSAHDLLEEIRFPAAARHLAFEVFSRSFFADPRVLSAAEMALMFHIYFLGSAEGLLFDVPTEPFPQALWDPLAGYLARRGALLRTATAVESVTALPGGGFAVAAGGGEEHCDAVVLAADPGALRALVARSADLGDEPWRERIARLRTAPPFLVSRLWLDRPVRGDRPGFLGTSGYGPLDNVSVLDRWEGEAARWAARTGGSVVELHAYALPGDTDRERWQKELLAALHRLYPETGRARVVDARHEWRADCPLFPVGGHGDRPTVRTPVPGLVVAGDTVRTDLPVALMERAATSGFLAANTLLERWGLRGHPLWTVPGGGRWAALRRAARATRRG; encoded by the coding sequence GTGACCCGCCGCGCCGGGCGGCCCCTGCCCCGCCCGGGCCGCGACCGGCTGGCCCGGCTGCTGCCCGCACCGCCCGGGGCGCTGCGGGCGGACCCCGCCTCGGCCCCGCGCGCAGCGGTCGTCGGCGGCGGCATCGCCGGGCTGTCCGCGGCGACCGCGCTGGCCGAGCGCGGGGTGCGGGTCACCCTGTACGAGCGCGAGGAGACACTCGGGGGCCGGCTGGCCGGGCGGCCCACGCGGCTGGCCGACGGGAGCACGGTCACGATGAGCCGCGGCTTCCACGCCTTCTTCCGCCAGTACTACAACCTGCGTGCCCTGCTGCGCCGCACCGATCCGGCCCTGTCCCGCCTCACCGGCCTGCCCGACTACCCCCTGCGGCACGCGGACGGCGCCCGCGACGGCTTCCGGCACGTCCCGCGCACCCCGCCGCTCGGCGCGCTCGGGTTCGTCGCGCTCAGCCCCTCCTTCCGGGTGCGCGACCTGGCCCGGATCAACGTCCGGGCCGCGCTCGGGCTGCTCGACGTGCGGGTACCGGAGGTGTACGACCGGCTGGACGCGACCAGCGCCCACGACCTCCTGGAGGAGATCCGTTTCCCGGCCGCGGCACGGCATCTCGCCTTCGAGGTCTTCTCCCGCAGCTTCTTCGCCGACCCGCGCGTGCTGTCGGCGGCGGAGATGGCGCTGATGTTCCACATCTACTTCCTCGGATCGGCCGAGGGCCTGCTGTTCGACGTGCCCACCGAGCCGTTCCCGCAGGCACTGTGGGATCCGCTCGCCGGGTATCTGGCCCGCCGCGGGGCGCTCCTGCGCACGGCGACCGCCGTCGAGTCGGTGACGGCCCTGCCCGGGGGCGGCTTCGCCGTGGCCGCCGGCGGCGGGGAGGAGCACTGCGACGCCGTGGTGCTGGCCGCGGACCCGGGCGCCCTGCGCGCCCTGGTCGCCCGGTCCGCGGACCTCGGGGACGAGCCGTGGCGCGAGCGGATCGCGCGGCTGCGCACCGCGCCGCCGTTCCTGGTCTCCCGGCTGTGGCTGGACCGGCCGGTGCGCGGCGACCGGCCCGGCTTCCTGGGCACCAGCGGCTACGGCCCGCTGGACAACGTCAGCGTCCTGGACCGCTGGGAGGGCGAGGCCGCCCGCTGGGCCGCCCGCACCGGCGGCTCGGTGGTGGAACTGCACGCCTACGCCCTGCCCGGCGACACCGACCGGGAGCGGTGGCAGAAGGAGCTGCTCGCCGCGCTGCACCGCCTCTACCCGGAGACCGGCCGGGCCCGCGTGGTGGACGCCCGCCACGAGTGGCGGGCCGACTGCCCGCTGTTCCCGGTCGGCGGACACGGTGACCGGCCCACCGTGCGCACGCCCGTGCCGGGTCTGGTCGTCGCGGGCGACACGGTGCGCACGGATCTGCCGGTGGCCCTGATGGAGCGCGCCGCCACCAGCGGCTTCCTCGCCGCCAACACGTTGCTGGAGCGCTGGGGTCTGCGCGGGCACCCGCTGTGGACGGTGCCCGGCGGTGGCCGCTGGGCCGCCCTGCGGCGGGCGGCGCGCGCGACCCGCCGCGGTTGA
- a CDS encoding methyltransferase, which produces MPPSPRTPRTRPPLLRDAELAGAFDHAARSYDTLVAANPGYHAQLRRSVRRLGLPPDGSGLRVLDLGCGTGASTAALAAVLPGADITAVDASAGMLRRAAARRRPRPVRFVHAPVERLAEAGVQGPFDAVFAAYLLRNTADPDAVLATARRLLAPHGRLAVHEYALSGRAVHRAVWTAVCGGLLLPVATLLGDGPLYRHLWHSVVAFDTAGALGRRVERAGFERVRVLPLPGWQTGITYTVVARRPDEAGCGGVDAEGPR; this is translated from the coding sequence ATGCCCCCGTCACCCCGCACACCCCGGACCCGGCCCCCGCTCCTGCGCGACGCCGAACTGGCCGGCGCCTTCGACCACGCCGCCCGCAGCTACGACACCCTGGTGGCCGCCAACCCCGGATACCACGCCCAGCTGCGCCGCTCGGTCCGGCGGCTCGGTCTGCCGCCGGACGGGAGCGGGCTGCGGGTGCTCGACCTGGGCTGCGGCACCGGAGCGTCCACGGCCGCGCTGGCCGCCGTACTGCCCGGCGCGGACATCACCGCCGTCGACGCCTCCGCGGGCATGCTCCGGCGGGCCGCCGCGCGGCGCCGGCCCCGGCCGGTGCGCTTCGTCCACGCGCCGGTGGAGCGGCTGGCCGAGGCCGGGGTGCAGGGCCCGTTCGACGCGGTCTTCGCCGCGTACCTGCTGCGCAACACCGCCGACCCGGACGCCGTACTCGCCACCGCCCGCCGGCTGCTCGCACCGCACGGCCGCCTCGCGGTGCACGAGTACGCGCTGAGCGGCCGGGCCGTGCACCGGGCGGTGTGGACCGCGGTGTGCGGCGGACTGCTCCTGCCGGTCGCCACCCTGCTCGGCGACGGGCCGCTCTACCGCCACCTGTGGCACAGTGTCGTCGCCTTCGACACCGCCGGCGCCCTGGGCCGACGGGTCGAACGGGCCGGTTTCGAGCGGGTGCGGGTGCTGCCGCTGCCCGGCTGGCAGACCGGCATCACGTACACCGTGGTGGCCCGCCGGCCGGACGAGGCAGGGTGCGGCGGCGTCGATGCGGAAGGCCCCCGGTGA
- a CDS encoding lycopene cyclase family protein, with the protein MELEADVAVVGAGAAGLSLALRLARPPAHARRLDTVLLAAPPGPGRAAPRTWCFWEPDGGPYDEALTASWQRLRVHGADGAAVTAGIAPLHYKMLRSDAFEELAGRAMAASGGRVARVDAAVGRITPAPGGGALVHARRADGTRVAVRARRVFDSRPLPRLPPARTTLFQHFRGWFVRTARPVFDPSVVELMDFRTPQPAHGLSFGYVLPVGPCEALVEYTEFSGRLLDRAGYDRALRDYAGRVLGLEGYEVTGCEQGVIPMTDAGFPRRAAPDVYRIGACAGATRPSTGYTFSAVQRQTAAVAAALHSGRRPLPPRPHSARARLMDAVLLHALDRGRVDGPAFFTRLFTRVPAPRLLRFLDGRTGLAEDLGIGAHVPVAPMLASALTLPFVPRRTSPAA; encoded by the coding sequence GTGGAGCTGGAAGCCGATGTGGCCGTCGTGGGGGCCGGCGCGGCGGGGCTGTCGCTCGCGCTGCGCCTGGCCCGTCCGCCGGCGCACGCCCGGCGGCTGGACACGGTGCTGCTGGCCGCCCCGCCCGGCCCGGGGCGGGCCGCACCGCGCACCTGGTGCTTCTGGGAACCGGACGGCGGCCCCTACGACGAGGCCCTGACCGCCTCCTGGCAGCGGCTGCGCGTCCACGGCGCCGACGGCGCGGCCGTGACCGCCGGCATCGCCCCGCTGCACTACAAGATGCTGCGCTCCGACGCCTTCGAGGAACTGGCCGGCCGGGCGATGGCGGCGAGCGGCGGACGGGTGGCCCGGGTCGACGCGGCCGTCGGCCGGATCACCCCGGCGCCCGGCGGCGGCGCCCTGGTGCACGCGCGGCGCGCGGACGGCACCAGGGTCGCCGTACGCGCCCGCCGGGTGTTCGACTCCCGCCCGCTGCCCCGCCTGCCACCCGCCCGTACGACGCTGTTCCAGCACTTCCGCGGCTGGTTCGTCCGTACCGCGCGACCGGTCTTCGATCCGTCCGTCGTGGAGCTGATGGACTTCCGCACGCCGCAGCCGGCGCACGGGCTGTCCTTCGGCTACGTGCTGCCCGTCGGCCCGTGCGAGGCGCTCGTGGAGTACACGGAGTTCTCCGGCCGGCTGCTCGACCGTGCCGGGTACGACCGGGCGCTGCGCGACTACGCGGGGCGCGTGCTGGGCCTGGAGGGGTACGAGGTGACCGGGTGCGAGCAGGGCGTGATCCCGATGACCGACGCGGGCTTCCCCCGGCGGGCCGCGCCGGACGTGTACCGGATCGGGGCGTGCGCCGGCGCGACCCGCCCCTCGACGGGCTACACCTTCAGCGCCGTGCAGCGGCAGACGGCCGCGGTCGCCGCCGCCCTGCACAGCGGGCGGCGGCCGCTCCCGCCCCGCCCCCACTCCGCCCGCGCCCGTCTCATGGACGCCGTCCTGCTGCACGCACTCGACCGCGGCCGGGTGGACGGACCGGCCTTCTTCACCCGCCTGTTCACGCGCGTGCCCGCACCGCGGCTGCTGCGCTTCCTGGACGGCCGCACCGGCCTGGCGGAGGACCTGGGCATCGGCGCGCACGTGCCGGTCGCCCCCATGCTCGCCTCGGCCCTGACCCTGCCCTTCGTCCCGCGCCGGACCTCTCCCGCCGCCTGA